A window of the Candidatus Methylomirabilota bacterium genome harbors these coding sequences:
- a CDS encoding thiamine pyrophosphate-binding protein, with protein sequence MSHEQRHRPRQLLATLKQLEFKVAVSVPDSWIGQLLVEIDHEPGMTLIRATHEEEALAIACGARLGGARTVMLIQNVGLTTMGAGMVSLAQRYQFPILILASFRGSTRDPIFYHIPKGRVSEPVLQALGLRYALTDSTTPIGPQVEEAAANAEESSQPFVLLTAREDTYW encoded by the coding sequence GTGAGCCACGAGCAGAGACATCGTCCACGCCAACTCTTGGCGACCTTGAAGCAGCTCGAGTTCAAGGTGGCCGTGTCGGTTCCGGACAGTTGGATAGGCCAGTTACTCGTCGAAATTGACCACGAGCCGGGCATGACGCTGATCCGGGCAACCCATGAAGAAGAAGCGCTAGCCATTGCCTGCGGCGCGAGACTGGGCGGGGCGCGGACGGTCATGTTGATCCAGAATGTCGGTCTCACGACCATGGGGGCAGGAATGGTCTCCTTGGCGCAGCGGTATCAGTTTCCGATCCTGATCCTCGCCTCGTTCCGAGGCTCGACGCGCGACCCGATCTTCTATCACATTCCCAAAGGGCGGGTGAGCGAACCCGTGCTGCAAGCGTTGGGACTGAGGTATGCGCTGACCGACTCCACAACGCCTATCGGTCCACAAGTGGAGGAAGCGGCGGCCAATGCCGAGGAGTCGTCGCAGCCGTTTGTCTTACTCACAGCTCGGGAGGACACGTACTGGTGA